The proteins below come from a single Panicum hallii strain FIL2 chromosome 7, PHallii_v3.1, whole genome shotgun sequence genomic window:
- the LOC112901617 gene encoding COP9 signalosome complex subunit 5a-like: protein MEPTSSASIARQTWELENNIPAAATDPDAMDAIYRYDDAAQARAQQEKPWANDPHHFRRAKISALALLKMVVHARAGGTIEVMGLMQGKCEGDSIIVMDAFALPVEGTETRVNAQADAYEYMVEYSTINKQAGRLENVVGWYHSHPGYGCWLSGIDVSTQMLNQQFTEPFLAVVIDPTRTVSAGKVEIGAFRTYPKDYKPPDEPVSEYQTIPLNKIEDFGVHCKQYYSLDITYFKSSLDSHLLDLLWNKYWVNTLSSSPLLGNRDYVAGQIFDLADKLEQAEGQLAHSRFGGMLMPSQRKKEQEESPLAKVTRDSSKITAEQVHGLMSQVIKDILFNSVHPSSKASTSVPDSSGPEPMVEA from the exons ATGGAGCCCACCTCGTCGGCGTCGATCGCGCGGCAGACGTGGGAGCTGGAGAACAACATCCCCGCGGCGGCCACCGACCCGGACGCCATGGACGCGATCTACCGCTACGACGAcgcggcgcaggcgcgggcGCAGCAGGAGAAGCCCTGGGCCAACGACCCGCACCACTTCCGCCGCGCCAAGATCTCCGCGCTCGCGCTCCTCAAGATGGTCGTCCACGCCCGCGCGGGGGGCACCATCGAAGTGATGGGGCTCATGCAGGGCAAGTGCGAGGGCGACTCCATCATCGTCATGGACGCCTTCGCGCTACCCGTCGAGGGCACTGAGACTAGGGTCAATGCCCAGGCCGATGCCTACGAGTACATGGTCGAGTACTCAACCATCAACAAGCAG GCTGGGAGACTGGAGAATGTAGTTGGCTGGTATCACTCACACCCTGGTTATGGATGCTGGCTGTCAGGCATTGACGTGTCAACTCAGATGCTTAATCAACAATTTACAGAGCCGTTCTTGGCTGTTGTGATAGACCCTACAAGGACTGTTTCTGCTGGTAAAGTGGAGATTGGGGCTTTTAGAACCTACCCAAAAGATTACAAGCCACCAGATGAGCCTGTGTCCGAGTATCAGACCATTCCACTCAACAAGATAGAAGATTTTGGGGTCCACTGCAAACAG TACTATTCTTTGGATATAACATATTTCAAGTCATCCCTGGACTCTCACCTCCTTGATCTGCTCTGGAACAAGTACTGGGTCAACACATTATCTTCGTCACCACTTCTGGGCAACAGGGATTATGTTGCTGGGCAGATCTTTGATTTAG CTGATAAACTGGAGCAAGCTGAAGGTCAGCTAGCACACAGTCGATTTGGCGGTATGCTTATGCCATCACAACGGAAGAAAGAG CAAGAGGAGTCTCCACTGGCCAAGGTAACTCGAGATAGCTCCAAAATCACAGCTGAACAGGTCCATGGTCTCATGTCACAG GTAATAAAAGACATCCTCTTCAACTCTGTGCACCCATCAAGCAAGGCAAGCACAAGTGTTCCGGATTCATCCGGGCCTGAGCCTATGGTTGAAGCCTAA